One segment of Solanum stenotomum isolate F172 chromosome 1, ASM1918654v1, whole genome shotgun sequence DNA contains the following:
- the LOC125861514 gene encoding transcription factor bHLH113, which produces MAGEEESSLDGGTYSELLFADDNDGLAGCFNFTTSSSQKMLCFGTDTPVLETCSVQTPEQKTPKSELTCSGDSPSACSSSNISKPNNSNKKRNGAERESVEKTKGGNQRNCKRTKMVENSNVTTHAKVKKEKLGERITALQQLVSPFGKTDTASVLHEAMGYIRFLHDQVHVLCSPYLQRQSQSQSQSHRQPPSLREGGEAENEVLLRSKGLCLVPVELTVHVADTTLNGADFWSPAAVMNNNITQ; this is translated from the exons ATGGCGGGTGAAGAAGAGAGTTCACTGGACGGAGGAACCTATTCAGAACTACTATTTGCCGACGACAATGATGGCCTAGCAGGATGTTTCAATTTCACTACTTCATCTTCCCAAAAAATGCTCTGTTTTGGTACTGATACTCCTGTACTTGAAACTTGTTCTGTACAAACACCAGAACAAAAAACCCCAAAATCTGAACTCACATGCAGTGGAGATTCACCATCTGCTTGTTCAAGTAGCAACATCAGCAAGCCTAACAACTCCAAT AAAAAGCGAAATGGGGCAGAGAGAGAATCGGTTGAAAAAACAAAAGGTGGAAATCAGAGAAATTGCAAGAGGACAAAGATGGTAGAAAATTCAAATGTGACAACTCATGCAAAG GTTAAGAAAGAGAAGCTTGGTGAAAGAATCACAGCATTACAACAACTTGTATCTCCCTTTGGCAAG ACAGACACAGCATCAGTGCTACATGAAGCGATGGGATATATCAGGTTTTTGCACGATCAGGTTCACGTCTTGTGTTCTCCTTACTTGCAGCGCCAGAGCCAGAGCCAGAGCCAGAGCCACAGACAGCCTCCCTCTTTACGT GAGGGAGGAGAAGCGGAAAATGAGGTGTTGCTGAGGAGCAAAGGACTTTGTCTAGTCCCAGTAGAGCTGACTGTCCATGTAGCTGATACTACTCTCAACGGCGCTGATTTTTGGTCACCTGCCGCCGTGATGAACAATAATATTACCCAATGA